In the Populus trichocarpa isolate Nisqually-1 chromosome 1, P.trichocarpa_v4.1, whole genome shotgun sequence genome, one interval contains:
- the LOC7486675 gene encoding pentatricopeptide repeat-containing protein At1g10910, chloroplastic isoform X2, translating to MINVSILHLNAAECFSCQLFDWMQRHNKISASSYSSYIKFMGTSLNPAKALEIYHSIPDESKKTNVFICNSLLRCLVRNTKFDSSMKFFHKMKNNGLTPDAITYSTLLAGCMKIKDGYSKALDLVQELNYNGLQMDSIMYGTLLAVCASNNRCEEAQSYFNQMKDEGHSPNIFHYSSLLNAYSSDGNYKKAEELVQDMKSSGLVPNKVILTTLLKVYVRGGLFEKSRDLLVELDTLGFAKNEMPYCLLMDGLAKNGLLDEARSVFNEMKEKRVKSGGYSYSIMISSFCRGGLFEEAKELAEEFEAKYDKYDVVILNTILCAYCRTGEKESVMRTMRKMDELAISPDYNTFHILIKYFCKEKLYMLAYQTMEDMHRKGHQPMEELCSSLILHLGKIKAHAEAFSVYSMLKSSKRTMSKAFHEDILHILIAGRLLKDAYVVVKDNAELISPAAIKKFASSFVKLGDINLINDVMKVIHGSGYKIDQELFLMAVSRYIAEPEKKDLLIQLLQWMPGQGYVVDSSTRNLILKNSHLFGRQLIAEILSKQHMTSKALKAQ from the exons ATGATTAATGTGTCCATCTTGCATTTGAATGCAGCGGAATGCTTTAGTTGTCAG CTCTTTGATTGGATGCAACGGCACAACAAAATCAGTGCTTCATCTTATAGCAGTTATATAAAGTTCATGGGGACAAGTCTTAACCCGGCAAAGGCACTAGAAATATACCACAGCATTCCTGATGAatcaaaaaaaactaatgtctTCATATGTAATTCACTTCTTAGATGCCTGGTCAGGAATACCAAGTTCGATAGCAGCATGAAATTCTTTCATAAGATGAAGAACAATGGTCTAACACCAGATGCTATTACATATAGTACG CTGCTTGCTGGGTGCATGAAAATCAAAGATGGGTATTCTAAGGCATTGGATCTGGTTCAGGAACTGAATTATAATGGACTGCAGATGGACAGCATAATGTATGGGACACTTTTGGCAGTTTGTGCTTCAAATAATCGGTGTGAAGAAGCACAAAGCTACTTTAACCAGATGAAGGATGAGGGTCATTCGCCTAATATATTTCATTATAGCTCGTTACTCAATGCATACTCTTCTGATGGAAACTACAAGAAGGCTGAAGAGTTGGTGCAGGACATGAAATCTTCAGGGTTAGTACCAAATAAG GTAATATTGACAACTCTGTTAAAGGTATATGTAAGAGGAGGCTTGTTTGAAAAATCCAGAGACCTTCTGGTAGAACTGGATACCTTGGGCTTTGCAAAAAATGAG ATGCCCTATTGTTTATTGATGGATGGCCTTGCTAAGAATGGGCTCTTAGATGAAGCAAGATCAGTTTTCAATGAAATGAAGGAAAAACGTGTTAAATCTG GTGGCTATTCGTACAGTAtcatgatttcatcattttgccGAGGTGGCCTTTTTGAAGAGGCAAAGGAGTTGGCGGAGGAGTTTGAAGCCAAGTATGATAAATATGACGTAGTTATATTGAATACAATTCTTTGTGCCTACTGTAGAACAGGTGAAAAAGAGAGTGTGATGCGAACAATGAGGAAAATGGATGAATTGGCGATCAGTCCTGACTACAATACTTTCCATATTCTTATCAAGTATTTTTGTAAGGAGAAGTTATATATGCTTGCTTACCAGACCATGGAAGACATGCATAGGAAAGGCCATCAACCTATGGAG GAGCTTTGTTCCTCATTGATTCTTCATCTTGGTAAAATTAAAGCCCATGCAGAAGCCTTTTCTGTTTACAGTATGTTGAAGTCTAGCAAAAGGACAATGTCTAAAGCCTTTCATGAGGATATTTTACACATTCTTATTGCTGGAAGGCTTCTCAAAGATGCTTATGTAGTAGTTAAG GATAATGCAGAATTGATCTCTCCAGCTGCAATTAAGAAGTTTGCAAGCTCATTTGTGAAGCTTGGTGACATCAATTTGATAAATGATGTTATGAAGGTTATTCATGGTTCTGGATACAAGATTGATCAG GAACTATTTCTGATGGCTGTGTCACGTTACATTGCTGAACCTGAAAAGAAGGACTTGCTTATACAATTGCTACAATGGATGCCAGGCCAAGGTTATGTTGTTGATTCCTCAACAAGAAACCTGATCCTTAAGAACTCACACTTATTTGGCCGCCAGCTCATTGCTGAGATCCTGTCCAAGCAGCACATGACGTCAAAAGCCTTGAAAGCTCAGTAG
- the LOC7486675 gene encoding pentatricopeptide repeat-containing protein At1g10910, chloroplastic isoform X1 produces MELSTVTTCTGFHHNLTRSKALSFPLIPSVSTTSSCQRTSAAAAAAAATTSLVNEPCNDDSQPATTTRRRPKGGAVDAQRRQSKSYMSRKAAILEVQQSPHLDSALQRLGGMLKVQDLNIILRNFGEQCRWQDLSQLFDWMQRHNKISASSYSSYIKFMGTSLNPAKALEIYHSIPDESKKTNVFICNSLLRCLVRNTKFDSSMKFFHKMKNNGLTPDAITYSTLLAGCMKIKDGYSKALDLVQELNYNGLQMDSIMYGTLLAVCASNNRCEEAQSYFNQMKDEGHSPNIFHYSSLLNAYSSDGNYKKAEELVQDMKSSGLVPNKVILTTLLKVYVRGGLFEKSRDLLVELDTLGFAKNEMPYCLLMDGLAKNGLLDEARSVFNEMKEKRVKSGGYSYSIMISSFCRGGLFEEAKELAEEFEAKYDKYDVVILNTILCAYCRTGEKESVMRTMRKMDELAISPDYNTFHILIKYFCKEKLYMLAYQTMEDMHRKGHQPMEELCSSLILHLGKIKAHAEAFSVYSMLKSSKRTMSKAFHEDILHILIAGRLLKDAYVVVKDNAELISPAAIKKFASSFVKLGDINLINDVMKVIHGSGYKIDQELFLMAVSRYIAEPEKKDLLIQLLQWMPGQGYVVDSSTRNLILKNSHLFGRQLIAEILSKQHMTSKALKAQ; encoded by the exons ATGGAGTTATCAACTGTCACCACCTGCACAGGGTTTCACCATAACCTCACCCGCTCAAAAGCCTTATCTTTTCCATTAATTCCCAGCGTATCCACCACCAGCAGCTGCCAACGcacttctgctgctgctgcagcagcagcagcaacaacatcacTTGTCAATGAACCTTGTAATGATGACTCACAACCGGCAACAACTACAAGAAGAAGACCAAAAGGTGGCGCAGTTGATGCTCAAAGGCGTCAGTCTAAGTCATACATGTCTAGAAAAGCTGCCATTCTTGAAGTTCAACAATCCCCTCATTTGGATTCTGCTCTTCAAAG ATTAGGAGGGATGTTGAAGGTGCAAGACTTGAATATCATTTTGCGGAATTTTGGGGAGCAATGCAGATGGCAGGATCTTTCTCAG CTCTTTGATTGGATGCAACGGCACAACAAAATCAGTGCTTCATCTTATAGCAGTTATATAAAGTTCATGGGGACAAGTCTTAACCCGGCAAAGGCACTAGAAATATACCACAGCATTCCTGATGAatcaaaaaaaactaatgtctTCATATGTAATTCACTTCTTAGATGCCTGGTCAGGAATACCAAGTTCGATAGCAGCATGAAATTCTTTCATAAGATGAAGAACAATGGTCTAACACCAGATGCTATTACATATAGTACG CTGCTTGCTGGGTGCATGAAAATCAAAGATGGGTATTCTAAGGCATTGGATCTGGTTCAGGAACTGAATTATAATGGACTGCAGATGGACAGCATAATGTATGGGACACTTTTGGCAGTTTGTGCTTCAAATAATCGGTGTGAAGAAGCACAAAGCTACTTTAACCAGATGAAGGATGAGGGTCATTCGCCTAATATATTTCATTATAGCTCGTTACTCAATGCATACTCTTCTGATGGAAACTACAAGAAGGCTGAAGAGTTGGTGCAGGACATGAAATCTTCAGGGTTAGTACCAAATAAG GTAATATTGACAACTCTGTTAAAGGTATATGTAAGAGGAGGCTTGTTTGAAAAATCCAGAGACCTTCTGGTAGAACTGGATACCTTGGGCTTTGCAAAAAATGAG ATGCCCTATTGTTTATTGATGGATGGCCTTGCTAAGAATGGGCTCTTAGATGAAGCAAGATCAGTTTTCAATGAAATGAAGGAAAAACGTGTTAAATCTG GTGGCTATTCGTACAGTAtcatgatttcatcattttgccGAGGTGGCCTTTTTGAAGAGGCAAAGGAGTTGGCGGAGGAGTTTGAAGCCAAGTATGATAAATATGACGTAGTTATATTGAATACAATTCTTTGTGCCTACTGTAGAACAGGTGAAAAAGAGAGTGTGATGCGAACAATGAGGAAAATGGATGAATTGGCGATCAGTCCTGACTACAATACTTTCCATATTCTTATCAAGTATTTTTGTAAGGAGAAGTTATATATGCTTGCTTACCAGACCATGGAAGACATGCATAGGAAAGGCCATCAACCTATGGAG GAGCTTTGTTCCTCATTGATTCTTCATCTTGGTAAAATTAAAGCCCATGCAGAAGCCTTTTCTGTTTACAGTATGTTGAAGTCTAGCAAAAGGACAATGTCTAAAGCCTTTCATGAGGATATTTTACACATTCTTATTGCTGGAAGGCTTCTCAAAGATGCTTATGTAGTAGTTAAG GATAATGCAGAATTGATCTCTCCAGCTGCAATTAAGAAGTTTGCAAGCTCATTTGTGAAGCTTGGTGACATCAATTTGATAAATGATGTTATGAAGGTTATTCATGGTTCTGGATACAAGATTGATCAG GAACTATTTCTGATGGCTGTGTCACGTTACATTGCTGAACCTGAAAAGAAGGACTTGCTTATACAATTGCTACAATGGATGCCAGGCCAAGGTTATGTTGTTGATTCCTCAACAAGAAACCTGATCCTTAAGAACTCACACTTATTTGGCCGCCAGCTCATTGCTGAGATCCTGTCCAAGCAGCACATGACGTCAAAAGCCTTGAAAGCTCAGTAG
- the LOC7486673 gene encoding uncharacterized protein LOC7486673 produces the protein MNKRSVCGWVVAILCFIILMVVTPAIPQSQEYHNFADQRDLFFGIPNTLNVVSNFPFLVIGVIGLVLCHYRNYFQLRLPGEVWGWTCFFVGVAAVAFGSGYYHLKPDDDRLVWDRLPMTVAFTSIVAIFILERIDERKGTVSIIPLLLAGVISIAYWRFFDDLRPYALVQFVPCIAIPLMAILLPPMYTHSLYWLWAAGFYLLAKVEEAADKPIYKWTHHIVSGHTLKHLCAAMVPVFLTLMLAKRSIEIERISLFQTWKISWTRIRKNDSEVENYSSTYTSVPVVETP, from the exons atgaataaaCGCAGCGTTTGCGGATGGGTAGTAGCGATTTTGTGCTTCATAATACTCATGGTGGTGACTCCAGCCATTCCTCAATCTCAAGAATACCACAACTTTGCTGATCAGCGTGATTTGTTCTTCG GGATACCGAATACACTTAATGTGGTTTCGAATTTCCCATTCCTTGTAATTGGTGTGATTGGCCTTGTTCTCTGTCATTATCGCAATTATTTTCAACTCAG gttgCCAGGTGAGGTATGGGGCTGGACATGTTTTTTCGTAGGTGTGGCTGCTGTTGCTTTTGGCTCTGGCTATTACCATCTTAAGCCTGATGATGATCGTCTTGTCTGGGATCGCTTGCCT ATGACTGTTGCTTTCACTTCAATTGTTGCCATTTTTATCCTTGAAAGGATTGATGAGCGAAAGGGAACTGTTTCCATTATCCCTCTGCTTTTGGCTGGTGTTATTAGCATTGCTTATTGGAG ATTTTTTGATGACCTCCGTCCGTATGCTCTAGTTCAGTTTGTTCCTTGTATTGCCATTCCGCTAATGGCTATTTTGTTGCCTCCAATGTACACTCATTCCTTGTATTGGCTTTGGGCAGCAG GGTTTTATCTTTTAGCTAAGGTGGAAGAAGCTGCAGATAAACCCATATACAAGTGGACTCACCATATAGTTAGTGGACACACTCTGAAGCATTTATGTGCTGCAATGGTTCCTGTTTTCTTGACACTTATGCTGGCAAAGAGAAGTATTGAAATAGAAAG GATAAGTCTTTTCCAGACGTGGAAGATTTCCTGGACCAGGATCAGAAAGAATGATTCAGAGGTAGAGAACTACTCTTCTACTTACACGAGTGTTCCAGTTGTAGAAACACCTTAA
- the LOC7473005 gene encoding 3-ketoacyl-CoA synthase 7 — MGTEILTHFLEAPFSFTPFFLVITLITCFLYFALRSNSVYLIDFTCYLPADNLRVTISNFIEHVHLGGTFNTDCSEFQERVVERSGIGDEACMPIALHELPTEASFKASLEEVEQVLFPIVEDLLSKHNISPKSIDILISNCSLFCPAPSITAMITNKFGFRSNIKSFSLSGMGCSAGLLSISLAKDLLKVHKNSLALVLSMEAISSNGYHGKIKSMLVTNTIFRMGGAAVLLSNKKHDEQRAKYKLLHLVRTHMGSDDRSYTSVIQQDDEDGFVGVSLSRSLLHVAGNALRTNISELGPLVLPYLEQLRYGWGVVHQKLWVTAGKRETYVPNFKKAFEHFCIHAGGRAIIDAVESNLKLQKEDGEASRMMLYRFGNTSSSSVWYELCYLEAKGAVKKGDRIWQIAFGSGFKCNSAVWKSISVPNPEERNAWSDRIHLYPVQTPIAP; from the coding sequence ATGGGAACCGAAATACTAACACATTTCCTTGAAGCTCCTTTCTCCTTTACCCCTTTCTTCCTTGTAATCACTTTGATAACCTGCTTTCTCTACTTTGCTCTCAGATCCAATTCTGTCTATCTCATTGACTTCACTTGCTATCTTCCAGCGGATAACTTGCGAGTCACAATCTCTAATTTCATAGAACATGTGCACCTCGGCGGTACCTTCAACACAGACTGCAGTGAGTTCCAAGAAAGAGTTGTGGAAAGATCGGGCATAGGAGATGAAGCTTGCATGCCTATTGCATTGCATGAGCTGCCTACTGAAGCTTCATTTAAAGCATCTCTTGAAGAGGTTGAACAAGTTCTCTTCCCGATCGTTGAAGATCTTCTGTCCAAGCACAACATCAGCCCTAAGAgcattgatattttaatatccaACTGTAGCCTTTTCTGTCCTGCTCCATCCATTACTGCAATGATCACAAACAAGTTCGGGTTCCGGAGCAACATAAAGAGCTTCAGCCTAAGCGGGATGGGGTGCAGTGCCGGACTCTTGTCGATAAGTTTGGCTAAAGACCTTTTGAAAGTTCACAAGAATTCGTTGGCTTTAGTTCTGAGCATGGAAGCTATTAGTTCGAATGGTTATCACGGTAAAATCAAGTCGATGCTTGTAACCAACACTATATTTCGTATGGGTGGAGCTGCTGTTTTGCTGTCAAACAAGAAGCACGATGAGCAGAGAGCAAAGTACAAGCTCCTGCACCTTGTCCGTACCCACATGGGATCCGATGACCGATCATACACTTCTGTCATTCaacaagatgatgaagatgggTTTGTAGGAGTGTCACTATCAAGGTCACTTTTACATGTCGCAGGCAACGCGTTAAGAACCAATATATCAGAGCTTGGCCCCCTTGTGCTGCCGTATCTTGAACAGCTTCGATACGGGTGGGGAGTTGTGCATCAGAAACTTTGGGTTACAGCGGGGAAAAGAGAGACATACGTGCCAAATTTTAAGAAGGCTTTCGAGCATTTCTGCATACATGCTGGGGGGAGGGCCATAATTGATGCTGTGGAGAGTAATCTGAAGCTGCAAAAGGAAGATGGAGAAGCTTCAAGGATGATGCTTTATAGATTTGGTAACACGTCGTCTTCTTCGGTCTGGTATGAACTCTGCTATCTGGAAGCCAAGGGAGCGGTGAAGAAGGGAGACAGGATTTGGCAAATTGCATTTGGAAGTGGTTTTAAGTGTAACAGTGCAGTTTGGAAATCCATTTCTGTTCCCAATCCAGAGGAAAGAAATGCTTGGTCAGATAGGATTCATTTGTATCCTGTACAGACACCGATTGCGCCATGA
- the LOC7486674 gene encoding probable 3-hydroxyisobutyrate dehydrogenase-like 3, mitochondrial, whose protein sequence is METPYPESISPGKTRIGWIGIGVMGAAMASRLLSAGYFITIYARSPSKALPLQSEGAQLVDSPYKVAKCSDVVFTMVGHPSDVRSVVLDTNHGILAGLNPGGVIVDSTTSSPAQAREIFQAAKAKGCHSIDSPVSGGDIGARDGKLAIFAGGDQVVVNWLSPLYEVLGKVTYMGQAGCGQSCKIANQIVVGANLLGLSEGLVFADKAGLDARKFLDAVRTGAAGSMVMELFGGRMIDRDFKAGGFAEYMVKDMGMGVDVVEESEDERVPVLPGAALGKQLFAGMVANGDGNLGTQALITVIERLNGK, encoded by the coding sequence ATGGAGACTCCATACCCAGAATCCATCTCTCCAGGCAAAACACGCATAGGCTGGATAGGCATAGGCGTGATGGGAGCTGCCATGGCTTCTCGCCTTCTCTCTGCTGGCTACTTTATCACCATCTATGCTCGCTCTCCGTCTAAAGCCCTTCCCTTACAATCCGAAGGAGCCCAGCTCGTCGATTCCCCTTACAAGGTCGCCAAATGCAGCGACGTTGTTTTCACCATGGTGGGACACCCATCAGATGTTCGATCAGTTGTCCTTGACACTAATCATGGCATTCTTGCAGGCCTTAATCCCGGTGGCGTCATAGTGGATTCCACCACCAGTTCGCCTGCTCAAGCACGTGAAATCTTCCAAGCTGCCAAAGCCAAAGGTTGCCATTCTATTGATTCTCCGGTTTCCGGTGGTGATATTGGTGCTAGAGATGGTAAGTTGGCCATATTTGCTGGTGGTGATCAAGTTGTTGTGAATTGGTTATCTCCTTTGTATGAGGTTTTGGGTAAAGTTACTTACATGGGTCAAGCAGGGTGTGGTCAAAGTTGCAAGATAGCAAACCAGATTGTAGTGGGTGCTAATTTGTTGGGTTTGAGTGAAGGGCTGGTTTTCGCAGATAAAGCTGGTTTGGATGCGAGGAAGTTTTTGGATGCAGTGAGGACTGGGGCCGCGGGGTCTATGGTGATGGAGTTGTTTGGGGGGAGAATGATTGATAGGGACTTTAAGGCTGGTGGTTTTGCTGAATATATGGTGAAAGATATGGGAATGGGCGTGGATGTTGTGGAGGAAAGTGAGGATGAGAGGGTGCCTGTCTTGCCTGGTGCTGCTTTGGGTAAGCAGTTGTTTGCTGGGATGGTAGCAAATGGAGATGGGAATCTTGGCACTCAAGCTCTTATAACTGTCATAGAGAGGCTGAATGGCAAGTAA
- the LOC7486675 gene encoding pentatricopeptide repeat-containing protein At1g10910, chloroplastic isoform X3, which translates to MHACQIELFDWMQRHNKISASSYSSYIKFMGTSLNPAKALEIYHSIPDESKKTNVFICNSLLRCLVRNTKFDSSMKFFHKMKNNGLTPDAITYSTLLAGCMKIKDGYSKALDLVQELNYNGLQMDSIMYGTLLAVCASNNRCEEAQSYFNQMKDEGHSPNIFHYSSLLNAYSSDGNYKKAEELVQDMKSSGLVPNKVILTTLLKVYVRGGLFEKSRDLLVELDTLGFAKNEMPYCLLMDGLAKNGLLDEARSVFNEMKEKRVKSGGYSYSIMISSFCRGGLFEEAKELAEEFEAKYDKYDVVILNTILCAYCRTGEKESVMRTMRKMDELAISPDYNTFHILIKYFCKEKLYMLAYQTMEDMHRKGHQPMEELCSSLILHLGKIKAHAEAFSVYSMLKSSKRTMSKAFHEDILHILIAGRLLKDAYVVVKDNAELISPAAIKKFASSFVKLGDINLINDVMKVIHGSGYKIDQELFLMAVSRYIAEPEKKDLLIQLLQWMPGQGYVVDSSTRNLILKNSHLFGRQLIAEILSKQHMTSKALKAQ; encoded by the exons ATGCATGCCTGCcaaattgag CTCTTTGATTGGATGCAACGGCACAACAAAATCAGTGCTTCATCTTATAGCAGTTATATAAAGTTCATGGGGACAAGTCTTAACCCGGCAAAGGCACTAGAAATATACCACAGCATTCCTGATGAatcaaaaaaaactaatgtctTCATATGTAATTCACTTCTTAGATGCCTGGTCAGGAATACCAAGTTCGATAGCAGCATGAAATTCTTTCATAAGATGAAGAACAATGGTCTAACACCAGATGCTATTACATATAGTACG CTGCTTGCTGGGTGCATGAAAATCAAAGATGGGTATTCTAAGGCATTGGATCTGGTTCAGGAACTGAATTATAATGGACTGCAGATGGACAGCATAATGTATGGGACACTTTTGGCAGTTTGTGCTTCAAATAATCGGTGTGAAGAAGCACAAAGCTACTTTAACCAGATGAAGGATGAGGGTCATTCGCCTAATATATTTCATTATAGCTCGTTACTCAATGCATACTCTTCTGATGGAAACTACAAGAAGGCTGAAGAGTTGGTGCAGGACATGAAATCTTCAGGGTTAGTACCAAATAAG GTAATATTGACAACTCTGTTAAAGGTATATGTAAGAGGAGGCTTGTTTGAAAAATCCAGAGACCTTCTGGTAGAACTGGATACCTTGGGCTTTGCAAAAAATGAG ATGCCCTATTGTTTATTGATGGATGGCCTTGCTAAGAATGGGCTCTTAGATGAAGCAAGATCAGTTTTCAATGAAATGAAGGAAAAACGTGTTAAATCTG GTGGCTATTCGTACAGTAtcatgatttcatcattttgccGAGGTGGCCTTTTTGAAGAGGCAAAGGAGTTGGCGGAGGAGTTTGAAGCCAAGTATGATAAATATGACGTAGTTATATTGAATACAATTCTTTGTGCCTACTGTAGAACAGGTGAAAAAGAGAGTGTGATGCGAACAATGAGGAAAATGGATGAATTGGCGATCAGTCCTGACTACAATACTTTCCATATTCTTATCAAGTATTTTTGTAAGGAGAAGTTATATATGCTTGCTTACCAGACCATGGAAGACATGCATAGGAAAGGCCATCAACCTATGGAG GAGCTTTGTTCCTCATTGATTCTTCATCTTGGTAAAATTAAAGCCCATGCAGAAGCCTTTTCTGTTTACAGTATGTTGAAGTCTAGCAAAAGGACAATGTCTAAAGCCTTTCATGAGGATATTTTACACATTCTTATTGCTGGAAGGCTTCTCAAAGATGCTTATGTAGTAGTTAAG GATAATGCAGAATTGATCTCTCCAGCTGCAATTAAGAAGTTTGCAAGCTCATTTGTGAAGCTTGGTGACATCAATTTGATAAATGATGTTATGAAGGTTATTCATGGTTCTGGATACAAGATTGATCAG GAACTATTTCTGATGGCTGTGTCACGTTACATTGCTGAACCTGAAAAGAAGGACTTGCTTATACAATTGCTACAATGGATGCCAGGCCAAGGTTATGTTGTTGATTCCTCAACAAGAAACCTGATCCTTAAGAACTCACACTTATTTGGCCGCCAGCTCATTGCTGAGATCCTGTCCAAGCAGCACATGACGTCAAAAGCCTTGAAAGCTCAGTAG